The following proteins are encoded in a genomic region of Brachypodium distachyon strain Bd21 chromosome 1, Brachypodium_distachyon_v3.0, whole genome shotgun sequence:
- the LOC100833762 gene encoding putative UPF0496 protein 2 isoform X2, giving the protein MEGSNESSSPAPAPPPRRSPVDVDEEYGRAFKSKSFVDLWSHAHRKLSHTGSSSLKLSSKTSSSFKDLRQLIGSDDDDEAATGQSSSCSYTVLDDFVLVPSPETLVARVRRRSRRRRGLRCHGRHRAEALLLEFFDVTREACEACSALLAAIGTARRHHLTLRRLLLRGLDGNTAAKDALARHVGRENPLAPGSIPAFHEAHARCAPLAKRLAAARRRLRRLARAGRVARCAVAATIVGASAAAVVAAVVLAAHAVVGVGAAAAAFGACCRPAARWFAAKKVIGGGDRERAGAREAAVDTAARGAYIVGRDLDTVSRMVRRAHDELEHGRDMARIAVRGHAERPLLREVAREEEECGEDLRGQLEELEEHACLCLTTINRSRRMVAQEMTRGSPSTETTAGTTSQD; this is encoded by the coding sequence ATGGAGGGAAGCAACGAGTCCAGCTCTCCAGCtccggcgcctccgccgcggcgcagTCCGGTGGACGTCGACGAGGAGTACGGCCGTGCCTTCAAGTCCAAGTCTTTCGTGGACCTCTGGTCCCACGCGCACCGCAAACTCAGCCAcacgggctcctcctccttgaagCTCTCCTCCAAGACCAGCTCCAGCTTCAAAGACCTCCGGCAGCTGATcggcagcgacgacgacgacgaggcggccACGGGACAATCGTCGTCGTGCTCCTACACCGTCCTAGACGACTTCGTGCTGGTGCCCAGCCCGGAGACGCTCGTCGCGCGGGTCaggcgccgcagccgccggcgccgcgggctGCGGTGCCacggccgccaccgcgccgAGGCGCTGCTGCTCGAGTTCTTCGACGTGACGCGGGAGGCGTGCGAGGCGTGCTCCGCGCTGCTCGCCGCCATCGGCACCGCGCGGCGGCACCACCTCACGCTCCGGAGGCTGCTCCTCCGGGGCCTGGACGGAAACACAGCCGCCAAGGACGCGCTCGCGCGGCACGTGGGGCGCGAGAACCCGCTCGCGCCGGGCAGCATCCCGGCGTTCCACGAGGCGCACGCGCGCTGCGCCCCGCTCGCCAAGCGCCTGGCCGCGGCACGGCGCCGGCTGCGCAGGCTCGCCCGTGCCGGACGCGTCGCGCGGTGCGCGGTCGCTGCCACGATCGTGGGCGCGTCCGCGGCGGCCGTCGTGGCCGCGGTCGTCCTCGCCGCGCacgccgtcgtcggcgtcggcgcggccgccgcggcatTCGGCGCCTGCTGCCGCCCCGCAGCCCGCTGGTTCGCGGCCAAGAAGGTCATCGGTGGCGGCGATCGGGAGCGCGCCGGAGCCAGAGAGGCTGCGGTGGacacggcggcgcgcggcgcgtACATCGTGGGGCGCGACCTGGACACCGTGAGCCGCATGGTGCGGCGCGCGCACGACGAGCTGGAGCACGGGCGCGACATGGCGCGCATCGCGGTGCGCGGGCACGCGGAGCGGCCGCTGCTGCGGGAGGTagccagggaggaggaggagtgcgGGGAGGACCTGAGGGGCCAGCTCgaggagctggaggagcacGCCTGCCTATGCCTCACCACCATCAaccggagcaggaggatggTCGCGCAAGAGATGACGCGTGGCTCGCCGTCCACGGAGACGACGGCAGGCACGACGTCCCAAGattag
- the LOC100833762 gene encoding putative UPF0496 protein 2 isoform X1: MMSSPSSSKDKSMFSIGTPTMEGSNESSSPAPAPPPRRSPVDVDEEYGRAFKSKSFVDLWSHAHRKLSHTGSSSLKLSSKTSSSFKDLRQLIGSDDDDEAATGQSSSCSYTVLDDFVLVPSPETLVARVRRRSRRRRGLRCHGRHRAEALLLEFFDVTREACEACSALLAAIGTARRHHLTLRRLLLRGLDGNTAAKDALARHVGRENPLAPGSIPAFHEAHARCAPLAKRLAAARRRLRRLARAGRVARCAVAATIVGASAAAVVAAVVLAAHAVVGVGAAAAAFGACCRPAARWFAAKKVIGGGDRERAGAREAAVDTAARGAYIVGRDLDTVSRMVRRAHDELEHGRDMARIAVRGHAERPLLREVAREEEECGEDLRGQLEELEEHACLCLTTINRSRRMVAQEMTRGSPSTETTAGTTSQD, from the exons ATGATGTCTTCGCCATCATCTTCCAAGGATAAATCCATGTTCAGCATCGGCACTC CAACCATGGAGGGAAGCAACGAGTCCAGCTCTCCAGCtccggcgcctccgccgcggcgcagTCCGGTGGACGTCGACGAGGAGTACGGCCGTGCCTTCAAGTCCAAGTCTTTCGTGGACCTCTGGTCCCACGCGCACCGCAAACTCAGCCAcacgggctcctcctccttgaagCTCTCCTCCAAGACCAGCTCCAGCTTCAAAGACCTCCGGCAGCTGATcggcagcgacgacgacgacgaggcggccACGGGACAATCGTCGTCGTGCTCCTACACCGTCCTAGACGACTTCGTGCTGGTGCCCAGCCCGGAGACGCTCGTCGCGCGGGTCaggcgccgcagccgccggcgccgcgggctGCGGTGCCacggccgccaccgcgccgAGGCGCTGCTGCTCGAGTTCTTCGACGTGACGCGGGAGGCGTGCGAGGCGTGCTCCGCGCTGCTCGCCGCCATCGGCACCGCGCGGCGGCACCACCTCACGCTCCGGAGGCTGCTCCTCCGGGGCCTGGACGGAAACACAGCCGCCAAGGACGCGCTCGCGCGGCACGTGGGGCGCGAGAACCCGCTCGCGCCGGGCAGCATCCCGGCGTTCCACGAGGCGCACGCGCGCTGCGCCCCGCTCGCCAAGCGCCTGGCCGCGGCACGGCGCCGGCTGCGCAGGCTCGCCCGTGCCGGACGCGTCGCGCGGTGCGCGGTCGCTGCCACGATCGTGGGCGCGTCCGCGGCGGCCGTCGTGGCCGCGGTCGTCCTCGCCGCGCacgccgtcgtcggcgtcggcgcggccgccgcggcatTCGGCGCCTGCTGCCGCCCCGCAGCCCGCTGGTTCGCGGCCAAGAAGGTCATCGGTGGCGGCGATCGGGAGCGCGCCGGAGCCAGAGAGGCTGCGGTGGacacggcggcgcgcggcgcgtACATCGTGGGGCGCGACCTGGACACCGTGAGCCGCATGGTGCGGCGCGCGCACGACGAGCTGGAGCACGGGCGCGACATGGCGCGCATCGCGGTGCGCGGGCACGCGGAGCGGCCGCTGCTGCGGGAGGTagccagggaggaggaggagtgcgGGGAGGACCTGAGGGGCCAGCTCgaggagctggaggagcacGCCTGCCTATGCCTCACCACCATCAaccggagcaggaggatggTCGCGCAAGAGATGACGCGTGGCTCGCCGTCCACGGAGACGACGGCAGGCACGACGTCCCAAGattag